The Dreissena polymorpha isolate Duluth1 chromosome 4, UMN_Dpol_1.0, whole genome shotgun sequence region aataatttagtagacgatctttcaaaaataaaaaaaggatttttttatatatttttttttggggggggggggggtaggggggggggtcgagaggggggtataatgtggggtggggtattTATtcgatgatgttttaaaaaaatattggggggttggggggtagggggggtaggggggtgggggtgagaggggggtataatgtggggtgtggtaatttattagatgatatttaaaaaaaacaatttttttttgggggggggtgaggttgggggggagggattctggtaggggcgtggggtattgtttgggtggaatccattgtggtattcaggtaagtgttgttttgtcaaagtaataataaaatgtgatcataaataaagaagttatggcaatttaagcaaaatgttcaattatctaagtgtaaaaggggccataattatgtcaaaatgcttgatacattggtctgctcttgtttataggttggggtcatgttggtaaacaagtatgcaacatataaaagcaatatgtcaaaggatataggacatatttggggtagtacgcaaactttaacatagatttatcaataatatgcatattctaagtataaaaggggcaataattatgaaaaaatgcttgattgagttgtctgctcttgtttataggtttgggtgatgttggtaaacaagtatgcaaaatataaaagcaatatgtcaagggacaatgaaaataaatggggtagtacgaaaactttaacatttgctgcatattctaagtggaaaaggggccataattatgacaaaatgcttgatagagttgtctgctcttgtttataggttggggttatgttggtaaacaagtatgcaaaatatgaaagcaatatgtgaagggagaaataaaatatttggggtagtacgaaaactttaacatttgcacgcagacgctaacgctaacgctaacgcagacgctaacgctaacgccgacgccggggtgagtaggatagctccactatatatatttcatatataatagtcgagctaaaaaaagaTGTCGCGAATGCAATGGTGAATAGATCGTTTAAAAGTCAAATCATTAGACCAGTGGGGAATAATGCTATTCGTTAAAATACTTATATAATACAAATTGTACTGCTATAAGTggacatttacatgtatttgacattttactAACAGAAACATTATTTTCTGATTGATAAACTGTCGTATCACCGTTAGAGCAACATGTGTCTGTGTTTTTGATTTCGATTTAACGGGGCAGCCGCGTACTTTAACAAACGCACCATTGATGTCCATTCATATTTACAAGTAACATGTGTTGCTTTGTGATTaatttgtaattgtaaatttttgcttaatgttttattttggtgTAAGTCTATCTTAAATGGATTGTTGTTGTTACTGCTGTTTATTTTTATCTCTGTTTCTGtggttttattttataatgtgtgTTCAACAAACATGGCTGTATTGCAACGCACTTTGAAGCAGTGCGAAGCATTATATGTACATTGCAATACATTCCAATCCCTCCAATTTTAAGACACATGTACGCTTTATTATTCATTTCAAAACAATGCTAATGTAATGTGATGTTATGTAAACATATCTTATGTGAATAATTTTACGAGTGTAGCcatataacatattgtttgaatatttatgccccccttcgaagaagagggggtatattgatttgctcatgtcggtctgtcgatcggtctgtcggtcggtccgtccaccaggtggttgtcatacgataacttaagaacgcttgggcctaggatcatgaaacttcataggtacattgatcatgattcgcagatgacccctattgattttgaggtcactaggtcaaaggtcaaggtcacggtgactcgaaatagtaaagtggttttttgaatgataattcaagaatgcatacgcggccaacagggcacactctgaacaatatttctgaagcaactggtctgtaatcctaaatctataattatcagtccaataaaacatcatccttttagtaaaatacagtggatcagtaaaaatattatcagaatatgagattttttgtatatttgtatattaaatattgtgttaatgtttaattttgttgattaatataaatataagcaggacaggggaggtaatacactacaggggaaacaaatgcaataagtttaaatttattgttacagatttgcctcccttgtaatatatttaaattttactgcatttttgtaatgcatactactactactactactactactactactgctactactgctgctgctgctgctgctgctactactactactactactactacttctactactactactactactactactactactactactactactactctactactactactactacgacgacgacgacgacgactacgacgactacgacgacgacgacgacgacgactacgacgacgacgacgacgacgacgacgacgacgaggcgaCGACGgcgcgacgacgactacgacgaggacgacgacgacgacgacgaagactacgacgacgacgacgacgacggcgacaacgacgacgacgacgacgacgacgacgacgacggctacgacgacgacgacgaccacgacgacgacgacgacgagggcagcggctaccaccaccaccacactacgacgacgacgaagcgaggacgactacgactactactactactactactacgactaattcgactactactactactacgactactacgactacttttactactacttctactactactactactactactactactactactactactactactactactactacttctactactactactactactactactactactactacttctactactactactactatttcttctgctaccaccaccaccaccaccaccaccaccaccaccaccaccaccaccaccaccaccaccaccaccaccaccaccaccaccaccaccaccaccaccattcacagtgacaaaaaacgtattcacacaatggctgctactacaacttatagcccatttaggggggcatgcatgttttacaaacagcccttgttcactTAAGAAACTTTAAATACTGGTAATATGTTTTGATAATTTGCAGGTAGAATTTGTAGGGAAAACGTCCCTTAATGCTTATATTGGAGTCGATAACATAACAATTGGTATGTATTATTTTGAATTCAATATTACAAGAAACCATGATGCGAAGTTTAATAATATGACTTCTCATTGCAAATATTAATCATTCCAACGTAGTCGCTTTTAGTAAGAATAGCATTAGGCATATttgataatcaatataaataagaGATAATTAATACATATGAATGTGACTTGATATTTAAGAAAGTTTCACTTGTGAGAACGGATACGAGCCGATTAAGGAGGACGTACTAGAAGTTTGTGCGGGCCGCAGTAATCATGTGCCTGAATGTGAACCTGTTGGCAAGTGCATCGAATTTTTGTTTTacgtttataaaataaaagattattaattaatgtatttaataacCTAGTATGTTTGTTcagagttgttgttgttgttaatcgTAGAGTTTTTTTAATGCGAACAACAATATTGGATCATTGCTTTTATACAAATCAACCTTTTTAAATTTTTTAGTCCAACTTGTATTATCGTAAATAAACTGATTTCAATTAGCAAACTGCTGCCTGGTAGATGCTTAATTACAATGTACATCTCGCTTATGACTTCACTAAATTATGACAGATTGTGGATATCTAATGGCACCACAACATGGCAACGTGTCATACACCAACACTACATACGGGTCTACGGCTACACTATCGTGTCAGACCGGATACATCCTAAATGGAAGTAACACATCAAGCTGTGACAGCAGTGGACGTTGGGACAGTACTGGTCAGACATGTGTTGTCATTGGTGAGTTGTGTAGTATACAATCATGTTCGATGTGCTCATGTTATAGTTTCGTGTTAACCGTgaatatgtatatgtacaaatacGTGATATCCGAATAAATTTTATCTTGGATATCAAACGTATATGGTGAGTTTCACAGTAGTTGTATTTTCGCGTTGTTTTACAATAATCGTAAACATTTCGCATTTAATTAAGAACTGTTATCATACTTATGTTAATATTAGTTTCATGGTTTATGTAGTTCTTTCAAATAACTGACTGATAGTTAGCTGAATATTCATACTGTTCATTTTGTGTGGCTTATTTCGTCAACaaatttgttaataattatgaaaGATTGCGGGCGTCTAACGGCACCACAACATGGTAACGTGTCACAAATCAACACCACATACGGGTCAACGGCTACAATATCATGTCAGACCGGGTATATCCTCAATGGGAGTAACACATCCAGCTGTGACAGCAGCAGGTATTGGAACAGTACTACTCAAACGTGTGATGTTCTTGGTGAGTGTTTTAGTATATAACAGTGGTCGCTGTACGCATCTTATACATTTGTGACATCCGCATCAATGTAATATTGAATATCAAACTTATTTAGTGAGTTTTACAGTAGTAAAATGTTCGCATTGTGTTAGCATTATCGTACAAACACCACGTctttgatttttaaaattataattcatCTGGTTTCATGATAATTAAACTTCTTTCAAATAGCACACTGCCGGCTAGCTGACTACAACAATGTACATTGCCTAATGACTTATCAAGTGTGTTGAATGTTATATCAGATTGTGGATATCTAATGGCACCACAACATGGCAACGTGTCACACACTAACACCACATACGTGTCTACGGCTACAATATCGTGTCAGACCGGATACATCCTAAATGGAAGTAACACATCAAGCTGTGACAGCAGTGGACGTTGGAACAGTACTGGTCAGACGTGTGTTGTTATTGGTGAGTTGTGTAGTATATAACCATGTTCGCTGTACTCATGTTGTAGATTTGTTTGGACCGTAAATATGTGTGTGTACACAATTTGTGACTTCCGCATTaatgtaataataaatatcaaaCGTCTTTGGTGAGTTTCACGTAGTTAAATGTTTGCCATGTGTAAGCTTAATTTtgcaaaaacaattttatttaattcaaaacaataaatataatattggttTTATGGTAAATAGACTGCGTTCAATTGATACGCTGCTAGCTAGCTAAATTATCACACTGTACATTTCGATTTATTACTGTAAAAAGTGTGTTAATTATTATGGCAGATTGTGGGCCTCTGTGGGCACCTGAACATGGCAATGTGTCATACACCGACACCACATATGGGTCTATGGCTTCAATATCCTGTCAGACAGGATACATCCTACCTGGCACTTGAATGGTTACTTGTGAAAGCAGTGGATATTGGAACAGTTTACTACAAAACTCACCAATAACAACACATGTCTGACCAGTACTGTTCCAACGTCCACTGCTGTCACAGCTGGATGTGTTACTTCCATTTAGGATGTATCCGGCCTGACACGATATTGTAGCCGTAGACCCGTATGTGGTGTTAGTGTGTGACACGTGCATGTTCGCTGTACTCATGTTGTAGATTGGTTTGGACTGTGAAAAGGTATGTGTACACAATTCGTGACTTCCGCATTaatgtaataataaatatcaaaCGTCTTTGGTGAGTTTCACCGTAGTTAAATGTTTGCCATGCGTAAGCTTAATTTtgcaataacaattttatttaattcaaaacaattaaTATACTATTGGTTGCATGGTAAATATACTGCTTTAAATCGATAAGCTGCTAGCTAGCTAAATTATCACACTGTACATTTTGACTTATAACTGCAAAAAGTGTGTTAACTATTATGGCAGATTGTGGGCCTCTATGGGCACCACAACATGGCAATGTGTCATACACCGACACTGCATACGATATTGTTAGTTTAGAAGTAGTACAATATTCGCCGTGTGTTAGCATGATTGTGCAAAGACCGTGTCATTGATTGGAAACACATAATTTAATCTTGGTTTTATAGTAAATGAACTGCTTTCAAATAGCAAACTGCCGGTTAGCTGATTAATTACACTGTACATTTGGCTTAAGACTTCACAACATGTGTTGATTATTATGACAGATTGTGGATATCTAATAGCACCACAACATGGCAACGTGTCACACATTAACACCACATACGGGTCTACGGCTACAATATCGTGTCAGACCGGATACATCCTAAATGGAAGTAATACATCAAGCTGTGACAGCAGTGGGCGTTGGGACAGTACTGGTCAGACATGTGTTGTCATTGGTGAGTTGTGTAGTATACAATCATGTTCGATGTGCTCATGTTATAGTTTCGTGTAAACCGTgaatatgtatatgtacaaatacGTGATATCCGAATTAATTTTATCTTGGATATCAAACGTATATGGTGAGTTTCACAGTAGTTGTATTTTCGCGTTGTTTTACAATAATCGTAAACATCTTGTCATTGAATTAAGAACCGTAATGTTAATATTAGTTTCATGGTATATGTAGTTCTTTCAAATAACTGACTGATAGCTAGCTGAATATTCATACTGTTCATTTTGTGTGGCTTATTTCGTCAACaaatttgttaataattatgaGAGATTGCGGGCATCTAACGGCACCACAACATGGTAACGTGTCACAAATCAACACCACATACGGGTCAACGGCTACAATATCATGTCAGACCGGGTATATCCTTAATGGAAGTAACACATCCAGCTGTGACAGCAGCGGGTTTTGGAACAGTACTACTCAAACGTGTACTGTTCTTGGTGAGTtttgtaacgactcgcccccttaacgactcgccccatagcGACTCGCCCCATGTTTTATAACGATTCGCCCATatttaacgactcgccccacatacataacgactcgccctatcaaaataaaatgttatattatatatggtaatataaatgaaatcaattcagaATATGAATTTAAGGTTCGGCATAGTTTGTTAACCATCGGGATTCGATTTAACACCATTATCATCCCTATatttaactaaaataaatattcattattgAAATTCTTGACACACTGTTAAGATCGCTATATTCATCATTAAGATAAAACGTAGGTGGATAAAGCTTAAACATATGAAATTGTCCATAACTTTCAAAAAATGAATATGAAGTTCTGTACACAACATGTCTATATAATGAATATCTACATTTAATTTATGATTGGTGTGGTGCTTTTATGAAAAatcttatttcatattataacTATGCATATCAAACAATTCTTAAATATTCtatttgtagcaggcgacacaacaatagggatccTGTAACGTcaatacttattaaacatatactaAAAGTCAAATTAAGATGCTAGTATTCAGTTTTATATGATGtatgttcatacatgtatgtacagtaaCAATATTACCATATAGCAtgaattttgtgataattaaagactattggatatcggcacatttgtttcatgtcatactttcctttatattaataataagaaatatctttaaaaaaagatatacggcgtgattgtggttggagtttatgaaaggtaaagagttcaatgaatgagatcaaggatagcgaatgtctttttctgtgcagttcttagctgcatgacacgcagtacgggatgttacgcggaggtTTCggggcttattttacattataacatattgttggtcataaacctatagatacaaaacagaaaaccaaaagaagaatggaagtgaaattaaaacatatgagttaaCCGGCcgcacgcgaagtatccgtacatattttaaatatttatacgcgcgttcttcgaacaaacctgttttagtggtttgtcgggcattgctatttgattcgattattaacagtatcgagaaccATCGCTCTtatgcttaaagggatcttttcacgctttggtaaattgacaaaattgaaaaaagttgtttcagattcgtaatttttcgttttagttatgatatttgtgaggaaacagtaatactgaacattaaccatgctctaatatagccattatatgcatcttttgacgattttaaaacctaaaaattataaagcgttgcaacgcgaaacgattgaataatttggagagttctgtttttgtcgttaaattttgtgaaactacgaagattgcttatataaggtataaaatacatcaagattgtgtattcggcggaatagctcaggaggctaaagcgtttttacttcaggactctggcaggacttcaggggtcactggttcgaaacctgctccgggcaatgttcttttcttttttttaattttttcttgattttttactggagcttttattatccaatgtttacatttatcaatataaagcatttaatgaataagttaaaaaaaatgccaaaatctgtgaaaaggcccctttaatacattagtcaatatggtggaataattcttgttaaattaattaaaaataatatttatcatggtattgttgaaaacacattaagaatctattattgacataacataattatatcgctggatatcttcatttaacatctttctggtctaaagaaaattccagttcacctagttcacgctatagcgtctttattatataacgattattttactggccgcgaactctgGTCAGCACATacggtagtcgtgaagacgcagcgatgacctgtatataaactctgacattcacacacactaaccgcgaactgaccttgatacctcgcggtttgaaatgcaatgcattaaagtgaggcctcgcttccactgctcttacttttacatgttaatatgttgacaggaatatggaagttagtactaaatatgagaacatagcctttaaaaacgttctcgcgctggcaatcctctgaaaataaaaggtgcacgcacaaactgtattgatatcgagattgagtgtaaaactgttctatctatgaAGCCtttaattagagataaaattgttttatgctgaacacgcagtaaaacagcttaacaaagacgcggacatgtttccaatgttctggtcgtatgctcaaatcagcctatggaataaatgaagtgtattcattctgacccagccgcgggaaattttatttgaattttattggacagttacaaaggtcagttaaggtgaaaagctggcgtatacagctatgccgaaaaagaagcaaaggcttagagcataccgacaattaaagattgCCACGTTTAATTACTCAAAGgtaaagggattatcgttataaaagagaccgatcaatttacaacataattgacacgtaccgcgggcgggtgatgacaatcaacaatacacgtgtcataaccgcgaaagcgtgataaccttgcttcgtggtaaagatattttcaaatatacgggtattgaaatgaaaaaaaatgaaaaaaggtctttgccgaaatttcatttttgccgaaaattaaagaaaacaacatctgtttAATGCATTAACGATGTATATCACAACAGGATGTTTCTTTGATTGCTAACGAAAATTTATTGATAATTGTCTATGAAACAATAACAGTTTCGTGTTTTAGTGCCAATTCATaaatcaattatgttatgtaCAGCTTCCCTTATTTTGTAACGTAATTTATGACGAAATTTGCAAACACGTTGTAGGCATTTCCGCGACAGAAAAATTGTTACTTTGAttgcttatgaaaataaattgataattgtcTATGAAACAATAACAGTTTCGTTCATAAGTGtcaatgatgattatgatgttaTGATAATGATACTTATGATgaatattattatgatgatgattattatgatgctaACGGTTAttatgatgacgatggtgattatgatgacgaatgatgattattatgatgatgattatgatgatgatgtaattgaacgtattaacaagagcaccgcataacgggtgccaacgctcggctgcggatgcagttttgaataaatgaaagcttgtcagattatttttttagaggtcacagtgaccttgacctttgacctaatgacccaaaaatgggtgtggcgtgtaaactcgttaaggtgcatctacatatgaagtttcaaagttgtaggtggaagcactttgattttagagccaatgttaatttttatcacggcggacggcagacgacaagctggctatgacaatacctcgggttttctccgaaaacagccgagctaataaaatgaacaatttatgTGCAGTAAATACGATACTGTATTGTATTGTTAAGACATGTGTATTTCTTATTGTTATATAAATACGCTACAGTTATCCAAATATATGTAATAGAAATacatttatagtttgttttattttcaaagccgtctCAGACTATTGTATCTAGTCTATAATAAACCTCATTTTGTCAACGACTAACCTGAAACAAAAGAAGCGAGAATCTTTTTTCAAAAGGAATAATCTTCAATAGAGATAAAGTAATACTGTAATAAACACtattccatagttttaaagagTATCGACTAACATATTTTCaacgatttattcaaattaaaaatgggaCCAAATAGCCTGATACTTGGAGATATTTTTCCATACCCACCcacttttaaatgtatagtttttgtttaaacacaataaaatcgaaataaggCATAAACATGGCCGAAATTGAATCAAGGATACTAGGctgttaacaaattaaaaaaaaaaatcctaccatataagctatgatggggcgagtcgttatatatgtggggcgagtcgttatataggtGGGGCGAATCGTTATAAAacatggggcgagtcgttatggggcgagtcgttaaggggccGAGTCGTTACCAATTCGTTTTGTTTAGTAAATAACCATGTTCGCTGAACGCATATTGTACATTCATACGTATTTGGCGAGCTTCACAGTAGTTAAAAGTTCGCCATTTGATATCATAATCCATCGTGTCTTTCATTTGAAACACATAATAAACTCTTGGTGTTATGGAAAATGAAGTGCTTTCAAATAGCAAATTGCATATAgttgaattatcatactgtatattTTGAATTAGTTCTTCAACATATGTGTCAATTATTATGACAGATTGTGGATATCTAACGGCACCACACATGGCAACGTGTCACACACCAGCACCACATACGGGTCTAATGCTACAATATCGTGTCGGACCGGATACATCCTGCGTGGCGATGGAATGGTTACGTGTGACAGTAATGGACATTGGAATAGTACTAGTCAAATGTGTACAATTATTGGTGAGTGTTGTAGTATATAGCCGTTTTCGCGGTTCGCATAATATAAACTCGTTACACCCGCAACAATGTTATCTGGGATATTAAACATATTTGGTGAGTTTCACAGTAGTTAAATGTTCGCCATGTGTTAGCATAATTGTGCAAATACCGTGTCTGTTATTGGAAACACATAATTTAATATTGGTTTTATGGTAAATTAACTGCTTTCAAATAGTAAAATGCTAGCCAGCTGAAttatcattttgcacattttcttCAACAATTGTGTAAATAATTATGACAGATTGTGGACATCTATGGGCACCACAACATGGCAGCGTGACACACACCACCACGACATACGGGTCTACGGCTACAATATCTTGTCTAACAGGATACATCCTACGTGGTAGTGGAATTGTTACGTGTGACAGTAATGGACATTGGGGCAGTACTGGTCAGACATGCTCTACTGTGGGTGAGTAATCTTATTATTAAGCAAGGATACGTCCCTAGTGGAATGAACGCATTAACATGTGAAAAAACCAGAGTGCGGGGAAGTACTGATCAGGTGTGAAATCCCGAACGTAGCTTATTAGTAATTGCTGTATAATTGAAGAGTTGTACATTTCGAGTTTATTTAACGGaatgttatttataaaatcaactgcataagagacttaatattgattaaaacaaaCCTTCATTCGATAAGCAGTATTACATTGTTCCATTCATTTGTTCTCTTGTTATACGTTTCAGAAATGGATTTAAATAAAGCGATACGCGCTGGATGCAGTAGCATTGGATGGAACATATCCATTGATATGTCGATACTGCAGCAAATGTACCCTTCTGCTTTACCgaacaacatttattttggcGAGACGTCTTGCAAAGGATCTTTTAGTCGTAATATTCTTCAATATACATTTGGATTTAAGGATTGTTTAACGAATGAAAAGGTACTGTCAGGTTgctttaataaagtttattacaattcaggtcgttattacaattcaggttgtaacATTGCTTAGCTGATCATTTATGAAAATCTGACGTAAAATGTAGCATGCATCAAAGCATTGATATCAGTACGTTTTTCATATGCTTTTAATATAAATAGCTGTATTATATTTATAGGATGTCAATAATTCATTTTAGATTTCCGGCGAAGCcattatatatgaaaataaactCATCTACGCCACGTTTGACCTGCTCAACCCTCATATTATTCGGAATCACGTCTGGACATATACAATCGAATGCGACGTCATTCGAAACGAGGCAACGTCTTCTCACATTCATCATGACGTTAACACGCATCATTCCTCCGTCGTAGTGCATAACAGTATCAGCCTAGGATTTTATTCGGATCCAAGCTTTACGCAGGCATTAGCCGGAAATCCCTTGCATGCCAGCATTGGTGACACCATTTATGTTAAAGTGTACACGACGGTTTATGATTGGTCCATAAAGATGCGACTCCATTCCTGTTTTACGAAACCTTGGCAAAACTCAAACTCAACTTTAGACTACCTTCTGATTAATGACGGATATtagtttacatttaatattattcaaGAAAACGTTCTATGTAGGTATTACAAGCACCACGACAATCAAATCTATAGTGTCTACCTAAGTGCAAATATGATAACAAGTACTGGTtgattattttataacaatttaaagtTGTGGTCAgaaaaatcttagaaaaaaacacGATTAGAATGTATTAGATTACGAATGCTTAAGTGTATTACTTAA contains the following coding sequences:
- the LOC127877592 gene encoding P-selectin-like isoform X3; its protein translation is MEVFNRMCSIKVFFILVIVNNDLPDSVANIPSSIQHAVGSCSFTNNDTCGYDVISQWGIHKGHYLFMGHQLLNGGKDNDFYALFDPPHYPLNAIPRSSYSMTSPLLPEGKACLSFYYVLPASIATLNVRIRTEENDTVLLWSVTGRGIRNWTREKGLFLANIHNFVVEFVGKTSLNAYIGVDNITIESFTCENGYEPIKEDVLEVCAGRSNHVPECEPVDCGYLMAPQHGNVSYTNTTYGSTATLSCQTGYILNGSNTSSCDSSGRWDSTGQTCVVIDCGRLTAPQHGNVSQINTTYGSTATISCQTGYILNGSNTSSCDSSRYWNSTTQTCDVLDCGYLMAPQHGNVSHTNTTYVSTATISCQTGYILNGSNTSSCDSSGRWNSTGQTCVVIDCGYLIAPQHGNVSHINTTYGSTATISCQTGYILNGSNTSSCDSSGRWDSTGQTCVVIDCGYLTAPHMATCHTPAPHTGLMLQYRVGPDTSCVAMEWLRVTVMDIGIVLVKCVQLLIVDIYGHHNMAA
- the LOC127877592 gene encoding P-selectin-like isoform X1, producing MEVFNRMCSIKVFFILVIVNNDLPDSVANIPSSIQHAVGSCSFTNNDTCGYDVISQWGIHKGHYLFMGHQLLNGGKDNDFYALFDPPHYPLNAIPRSSYSMTSPLLPEGKACLSFYYVLPASIATLNVRIRTEENDTVLLWSVTGRGIRNWTREKGLFLANIHNFVVEFVGKTSLNAYIGVDNITIESFTCENGYEPIKEDVLEVCAGRSNHVPECEPVDCGYLMAPQHGNVSYTNTTYGSTATLSCQTGYILNGSNTSSCDSSGRWDSTGQTCVVIDCGRLTAPQHGNVSQINTTYGSTATISCQTGYILNGSNTSSCDSSRYWNSTTQTCDVLDCGYLMAPQHGNVSHTNTTYVSTATISCQTGYILNGSNTSSCDSSGRWNSTGQTCVVIDCGYLIAPQHGNVSHINTTYGSTATISCQTGYILNGSNTSSCDSSGRWDSTGQTCVVIDCGHLTAPQHGNVSQINTTYGSTATISCQTGYILNGSNTSSCDSSGFWNSTTQTCTVLDCGYLTAPHMATCHTPAPHTGLMLQYRVGPDTSCVAMEWLRVTVMDIGIVLVKCVQLLIVDIYGHHNMAA
- the LOC127877592 gene encoding P-selectin-like isoform X4 produces the protein MEVFNRMCSIKVFFILVIVNNDLPDSVANIPSSIQHAVGSCSFTNNDTCGYDVISQWGIHKGHYLFMGHQLLNGGKDNDFYALFDPPHYPLNAIPRSSYSMTSPLLPEGKACLSFYYVLPASIATLNVRIRTEENDTVLLWSVTGRGIRNWTREKGLFLANIHNFVVEFVGKTSLNAYIGVDNITIESFTCENGYEPIKEDVLEVCAGRSNHVPECEPVDCGYLMAPQHGNVSYTNTTYGSTATLSCQTGYILNGSNTSSCDSSGRWDSTGQTCVVIDCGYLMAPQHGNVSHTNTTYVSTATISCQTGYILNGSNTSSCDSSGRWNSTGQTCVVIDCGYLIAPQHGNVSHINTTYGSTATISCQTGYILNGSNTSSCDSSGRWDSTGQTCVVIDCGHLTAPQHGNVSQINTTYGSTATISCQTGYILNGSNTSSCDSSGFWNSTTQTCTVLDCGYLTAPHMATCHTPAPHTGLMLQYRVGPDTSCVAMEWLRVTVMDIGIVLVKCVQLLIVDIYGHHNMAA
- the LOC127877592 gene encoding P-selectin-like isoform X5, which gives rise to MEVFNRMCSIKVFFILVIVNNDLPDSVANIPSSIQHAVGSCSFTNNDTCGYDVISQWGIHKGHYLFMGHQLLNGGKDNDFYALFDPPHYPLNAIPRSSYSMTSPLLPEGKACLSFYYVLPASIATLNVRIRTEENDTVLLWSVTGRGIRNWTREKGLFLANIHNFVVEFVGKTSLNAYIGVDNITIESFTCENGYEPIKEDVLEVCAGRSNHVPECEPVDCGYLMAPQHGNVSYTNTTYGSTATLSCQTGYILNGSNTSSCDSSGRWDSTGQTCVVIDCGRLTAPQHGNVSQINTTYGSTATISCQTGYILNGSNTSSCDSSRYWNSTTQTCDVLDCGYLMAPQHGNVSHTNTTYVSTATISCQTGYILNGSNTSSCDSSGRWNSTGQTCVVIDCGHLTAPQHGNVSQINTTYGSTATISCQTGYILNGSNTSSCDSSGFWNSTTQTCTVLDCGYLTAPHMATCHTPAPHTGLMLQYRVGPDTSCVAMEWLRVTVMDIGIVLVKCVQLLIVDIYGHHNMAA
- the LOC127877592 gene encoding P-selectin-like isoform X6, yielding MEVFNRMCSIKVFFILVIVNNDLPDSVANIPSSIQHAVGSCSFTNNDTCGYDVISQWGIHKGHYLFMGHQLLNGGKDNDFYALFDPPHYPLNAIPRSSYSMTSPLLPEGKACLSFYYVLPASIATLNVRIRTEENDTVLLWSVTGRGIRNWTREKGLFLANIHNFVVEFVGKTSLNAYIGVDNITIESFTCENGYEPIKEDVLEVCAGRSNHVPECEPVDCGYLMAPQHGNVSYTNTTYGSTATLSCQTGYILNGSNTSSCDSSGRWDSTGQTCVVIDCGRLTAPQHGNVSQINTTYGSTATISCQTGYILNGSNTSSCDSSRYWNSTTQTCDVLDCGYLIAPQHGNVSHINTTYGSTATISCQTGYILNGSNTSSCDSSGRWDSTGQTCVVIDCGHLTAPQHGNVSQINTTYGSTATISCQTGYILNGSNTSSCDSSGFWNSTTQTCTVLDCGYLTAPHMATCHTPAPHTGLMLQYRVGPDTSCVAMEWLRVTVMDIGIVLVKCVQLLIVDIYGHHNMAA